A single genomic interval of Hydractinia symbiolongicarpus strain clone_291-10 chromosome 8, HSymV2.1, whole genome shotgun sequence harbors:
- the LOC130653633 gene encoding insulin-like growth factor-binding protein complex acid labile subunit has protein sequence MKWEDKNKSGMKCAASPLCGILTLLKRFKVFSSVTAEDSYYGVRKKHAVRVFKIFRLAPSRIDCNQVMMLLFILLLLIKCGYGEKCVPVPTCNCGSDSAMSCYSRSAETLPNITNLHVESLYIGYDNVGFIPQYYFQRFSKLKILGIYGAKLVYLSRHNLSGLSRLEYLSITDSHLELIHLPAFDDLKRMRYLHLERNKLKSIPREVEPMTFKNIKVDNLFLDDNKLRNLECYTFYSLYELESLTLSNNTISIIQKNAFKRGERICNMKTLEVSCNIIEKIENGTFEGCTILETIHLNKNNISKIEGNVIAPAKSLKNIYLQNNNLRSIKPNTFNLPKVLNIRLSSNNIENVKNSLLLQNNKIKYFPHLLTFPSLSYLDLHMNRIAELPSNVFLQLPKVTYVNLSSNKIQTLSFQAFYGAELLKTLYLHDNKISEVESTVFPHLPNVTEINFGNNMIKTFANGFFQKFKNLKKLYIGHNRVLKISSEMFNGLNRLEILDDSHNQIKDINKNSFTDLKFLKHLYLSNNHINNLSADHFKYSQDLKSIKLDKNMLTQIYEERLINTLSKMSFTGLTKLKTLDLSQNKLNGLPIGFFDSAKYVTKLHLNHNQLLKTNVIVF, from the exons ATGAAATGggaagacaaaaataaaag CGGGATGAAATGTGCTGCTAGTCCTCTCTGTGgtatattaactttattaaaacgCTTCAA GGTATTTAGCTCTGTGACTGCGGAG GACAGCTATTATGGTGTGAGAAAAAAACACGCCGTTCGCGTG TTTAAG ATTTTCCGGCTTGCGCCATCAAGAATCGATTGCAACCAAGTTATGATGTTGTTATTCATCTTATTATTACTCATAAAATGTGGATATGGAGAAAAATGTGTCCCAGTTCCAACTTGTAACTGTGGAAGTGATAGCGCAATGTCTTGTTACAGTCGATCAGCTGAAACATTGCCCAACATAACTAATCTTCACGTTGAGAGCTTGTATATAGGTTATGACAATGTAGGATTCATACCGCAGTATTATTTCCAACGATTTAGCAAGTTAAAAATTCTTGGGATTTATGGTGCAAAACTCGTGTATTTGTCACGTCATAATTTATCAGGACTGTCACGCCTGGAATATTTGTCTATAACAGATTCTCATTTGGAGCTTATTCATCTTCCTGCGTTTGACGATTTAAAAAGAATGAGATATCTACATCTTGAAAGAAACAAACTTAAAAGCATACCACGAGAA gtcgAACCAATGACATTCAAAAACATCAAGGTTGATAATTTGTTCTTAGATGATAACAAACTTAGAAATCTCGAATGTTatactttttacagtttgtaTGAATTAGAAAGCCTAACATTAAGTAATAACACAATCTCCATTATACAAAAGAATGCATTTAAAAGGGGCGAGA GAATATGCAACATGAAGACACTTGAAGTCTCGTGtaacattattgaaaaaatagaaaatggaACATTCGAGGGATGTACAATACTTGAAACTATACacttaaacaaaaataacatttcaaagATTGAAGGAAATGTCATTGCACCGGCAAagagtttaaaaaacatttacctACAGAACAATAACCTTCGAAGTATCAAACCAAATACTTTCAATTTACCTAAAGTTCTTA ATATACGACTAAGCAGTAACAACatagaaaatgttaaaaattcgcTACTGTtgcaaaacaataaaatcaaatattttccaCATTTACTGACATTCCCATCCCTATCCTATTTGGATTTGCATATGAATAGAATTGCTGAACTACCATCAAATGTTTTTCTTCAACTACCAAAAGTAACCTATGTCAATTTAAGCAGTAACAAAATACAAACATTGTCTTTCCAAGCATTTTATGGTGCAGAGTTGCTAAAGACATTGTATTTACATGACAATAAAATTTCTGAAGTAGAAAGCACAGTCTTTCCACATCTTCCAAATGTGACAGAAATAAACTTTGGCAACAATATGATCAAGACATTCGCTAatggtttttttcaaaaatttaagaatCTTAAAAAGTTGTATATTGGACATAATAGAGTTTTGAAAATTTCCTCCGAAATGTTTAATGGCTTAAATcgtctggaaattttagatgacAGCCACAATCAAATAAAAGATATTAACAAGAACTCGTTTACTgatttaaaattcttaaaacaCCTGTACCTCAGCAACAACCATATAAACAATTTGTCGGCTGATCACTTCAAATATAGTCAGGATTTAAAGTCCATAAAACTGGATAAAAACATGCTCACTCAAATATACGAAGAACGTTTA ATTAATACCTTGAGTAAAATGTCATTTACTGGCTTGACAAAGTTGAAAACTTTGGATTTAAGTCAAAACAAGCTTAATGGACTTCCAATCGGATTCTTTGACAGTGCCAAATACGTGACGAAGTTACATCTAAATCATAATCAACTCTTAAA aacaaatgTAAttgtattttaa
- the LOC130655136 gene encoding potassium voltage-gated channel subfamily A member 2-like, protein MSFQTFQSRPNRLDTLRHFADGCTFKPQCIGTSNSDSSVSYMTSQIKPARSGYLQHRYHHPPCEQDKRQKITINVSGERYQTYVETLDRFPDTLLGNFHKREEFYDDVEDEYFFDRDRSAFNAILYYYQSNGQLYCPLTVPMTILVTEANFFELGKAALKQVLDLQQEQNEKEMPKNKWQKLIWCLFEHPETSLAAHFITIFSILMVVFSVAILCIETLPFARKKIDMEHASPKSKNVTLRLSIQNNTISHHTIPQSSELVKYECLCVSAPAFADNRTSPSIGEELETFNWHGLFNTFEAIFVAWFTFEFIIRFSSSPNKIQFLKGLLNIIDVVSILPFYITSALDIHNGLGFENFRVIRLVRVFRIFKLSRHSKGLQILGQTLKASMRELGLMIFFLAIGVILFSSAVYYLEADNFSSIPDAFWWAIITMCTVGYGDKVPKTFYGKAVGSACAVCGVLSIALPVPVIVSNFDYFYNRERTKKMHLEYLGDADSIKNNSDLILYPESKGSPLLHGDMQRNGSVRSATRSPVEARTDEIQRQATIKGLERRSRKLSQKLSEASLHSSPRRKNGNFHFSEKETYM, encoded by the exons ATGAGCTTTCAAACATTTCAATCTCGACCAAATAGGTTAGATACTCTGCGTCATTTTGCTGACGGTTGCACTTTCAAACCACAATGTATAGGTACTAGCAATTCGGACAGCAGTGTGAGCTATATGACATCTCAAATAAAACCAGCGCGTAGTGGATACTTACAACACAGATATCATCATCCACCCTGTGAACAAGACAAGCGTCAAAAAATTACCATCAATGTTTCTGGTGAACGCTATCAAACTTATGTAGAGACGTTAGATCGATTTCCCGATACTCTCCTTGGAAATTTTCATAAGCGTGAAGAATTTTATGATGACGTCGAAGACGAGTATTTTTTTGATCGTGATAGGAGTGCTTTTAATGCGATATTATACTACTATCAATCCAATGGTCAGCTTTACTGCCCACTAACAGTCCCTATGACGATATTGGTAACAGAAgctaatttctttgagttaggTAAAGCTGCTTTGAAACAGGTTTTAGATTTACAGCAAGAACAAAATGAGAAGGAAATGCCAAAGAATAAATGGCAGAAATTAATCTGGTGTTTATTTGAACATCCTGAGACAAGCCTTGCAGCGCATTTTATAACTATATTTTCAATATTAATGGTTGTGTTTTCGGTGGCAATTCTATGCATTGAAACATTGCCCTTCGCTAGAAAGAAGATAGATATGGAACATGCTTCaccaaaatcaaaaaatgttaCCTTAAGATTGTCAATTCAGAACAATACTATATCACATCACACAATTCCACAATCAAGTGAACTTGTTAAATATGAATGTTTATGCGTATCTGCACCTGCTTTTGCTGATAATCGAACATCACCATCAATCGGGGAAGAATTGGAGACATTTAACTGGCACGGACTTTTTAATACCTTTGAAGCTATCTTTGTTGCATGGTTTACGTTTGAGTTTATTATTCGTTTTTCATCATCGCCAAACAAAATCCAATTTTTAAAAGGACTTCTCAACATAATAGACGTTGTTTCAATCTTACCATTTTATATCACTTCGGCACTGGATATTCATAATGGCTTAGGTTTTGAGAACTTTAGAGTTATTCGCCTTGTACGCGTTTTTCGTATTTTCAAATTATCCAGACATTCAAAGGGGTTGCAAATACTTGGACAGACCTTAAAAGCCAGCATGAGGGAGCTTGgactaatgattttttttctagcaATAGGTGTTATATTGTTTTCAAGTGCCGTATACTATCTTGAGGCTGATAACTTCTCCAGTATTCCAGATGCATTTTGGTGGGCGATAATAACAATGTGTACAGTGGGTTATGGAGATAAG GTTCCCAAAACATTTTACGGGAAAGCTGTTGGAAGCGCGTGTGCTGTCTGTGGCGTACTTTCTATAGCCCTTCCAGTACCAGTCATTGTGTCCAATTTCGATTACTTTTACAACCGAGAACGAACGAAAAAGATGCATTTGGAATACTTAGGAGATGCAGattccataaaaaataatagCGATTTAATATTATATCCAGAGAGTAAAGGTTCACCATTGTTACATGGAGATATGCAAAGAAATGGTTCTGTAAGATCTGCAACTAGATCTCCTGTTGAAGCAAGAACGGATGAAATCCAAAGACAAGCAACAATAAAAGGGTTAGAAAGGCGAAGCAGAAAGTTGAGTCAAAAGTTATCTGAAGCTTCATTGCATTCATCACCTCGCagaaaaaatggaaattttcaTTTTAGCGAAAAAGAAACGTACATGTAA
- the LOC130655129 gene encoding uncharacterized protein LOC130655129, which produces MVSAFISILIITLAFVHCEAHLDNCPSKCQSDFSQCIAIVQGEDISECNKLKTVCYQKCSSALKRRGPDANAMASQSSNKKNKKCWAKCKLPSNVCSDKKKVPERQTCRNRVYLTCLSKCILK; this is translated from the coding sequence ATGGTATCGGCTTTCATCAGCATTCTAATTATCACCCTTGCTTTTGTCCACTGCGAAGCACACCTTGACAACTGCCCATCAAAATGCCAAAGTGATTTCTCGCAATGTATTGCAATTGTACAAGGTGAGGATATCAGTGAATGTAACAAGTTAAAAACAGTTTGTTATCAGAAATGTAGCAGTGCTCTCAAGAGACGTGGACCAGATgccaatgcaatggcttcacaaAGTtcgaacaaaaaaaacaaaaaatgttgggCGAAGTGTAAACTGCCTTCTAATGTCTGTtctgataaaaagaaagtacctgaaAGACAAACTTGCCGAAACAGAGTGTATTTAACATGTTTATCAAAATGCATtctcaaataa